The sequence CAGGTCGTAAAGCATCTAACGAGGTCCCATATTTAGATGGAGCTAGAAATTCCCATCTTACAATTCCATTCGATCATCCAAGTGGTAATGGTTGGAAAGTGTATGGTGCATCACCAATCCCATGGAATGAAGTTATGGCAGTACCAATTGAAATGACAATTcaagatattgaaaatgtaaTTGAATCATTCAAATCTGCAGCTGTTAGATGCATTAAAGCTGGTTTGGATTTCATTGAAATTCACGGTGCACACGGATACTTGATTAGTTCATTCTTatcaacaacttcaaataaACGTACTGATAGCTATGGTGGTTCATTTGAGGGTAgagttaaattattaatagaaGTTGTTAAAGCTGTCCGTTCAGTTTGGACAACTGAAAAGCCATTAGCCGTTAGAATCTCTGCTGATGAATGTGTTAGAGAAGCTGATGGAATAACTGAATCACCTTTGAATGGGTGGGGaattaatgattcaattaaattggCATCAATATTGGAACAGTATGATGTCGATTTATTGGATCCATcaagtggtggtaataataaacttcaaaatattaaaccaGTACCACTTTATCATGTACCATACTCTAgtgcaattaaaaattctattAAAGAACGTTCTGGTAAATTATTGGTTTCAGCAGTTggattaattgataatgctGAAAATTCAGAATCAATTTTACAATCTGGAAGTGCAGATTTGATTTTCTTGGGTCGTCCATTCCTTAGAAATCCATTCTTACCTGTTGAATTTgctaaacaattaaatttaaaaattgattatgCTCCACAATATCAACATGCAAGAAATTCATCATTACTTTATTctagtaaataaataaataaataattttattatttaacatatttaattttttttaatttttcacaTATATGTGTGCGtgttaaattcaaaattttttttatctgtttatttatttttttcctaaTTTAGGGAACacttaaaaaagtaaaaataaaaagggaTTGgcgctttttttttttttttgtttttttttttgtttttttttttttttataaatcaaaaattttttttttttttttttttgtattaattttttttttttttataaatccaagtttattacaataataataaaatggaaTATTCGCATctatatcaaaaaattttaagcaatttaaataataataataaactcaATTGTATATTTTGTAAGGATGAAGTTTTTCAAGTTGAGTGGCCTGGTCATTTAACTCTTTGTTGCCAATTAACCATTGAATATATCAAGATTATCAATAGCCCAACTCAAACaatcaataatatcaatgatgataataaaaaactaaaaattgaaaaaattgaaaataattataaacaaaacttaatttcaaattgcACCTTATGCACAGAGCCAATAAGACTACATAATTACATTCACCATACCAATGAATGtatttcatttataaaaaataattttcgtcaatatttaattgatcaaattGAATATgcaaatattgataataatagtaatacacTTAATGAgactataaataataattttattaaaaacactactaccaccaccacaactacTGCTACAACAAGTAATAatagatttaataataacaatagtaataataataatattaataataataatgataataataataaagaacaaaaaaaagaatccaGATGTAGAGAACTTTTggttaaaaaagaaaaagaaccaACATCAGaagttaaaaaatcaaatattgataaaaataaaaataaaaaagaacaagagtgtataaaaataaaggaattaaatgataatagaaaaatgaattttggACATACTAAAAGCCAAGTAAACCTACAGAGAGTTGAgatttgtatattttttaatagatg comes from Dictyostelium discoideum AX4 chromosome 2 chromosome, whole genome shotgun sequence and encodes:
- a CDS encoding NADH:flavin oxidoreductase/NADH oxidase domain-containing protein, with translation MTGSVPKSNYSDAAEEENNKIPILFTPLKIKNMELKNRFVVSPMCQYSSKDGYFNDFHFGHYTSFAKGGSGLIVIEATGVVPEGRITYGCTGLWKDSQIEGLKRIVDFSHEFEAKVGIQLAHAGRKASNEVPYLDGARNSHLTIPFDHPSGNGWKVYGASPIPWNEVMAVPIEMTIQDIENVIESFKSAAVRCIKAGLDFIEIHGAHGYLISSFLSTTSNKRTDSYGGSFEGRVKLLIEVVKAVRSVWTTEKPLAVRISADECVREADGITESPLNGWGINDSIKLASILEQYDVDLLDPSSGGNNKLQNIKPVPLYHVPYSSAIKNSIKERSGKLLVSAVGLIDNAENSESILQSGSADLIFLGRPFLRNPFLPVEFAKQLNLKIDYAPQYQHARNSSLLYSSK